A single region of the Brachypodium distachyon strain Bd21 chromosome 3, Brachypodium_distachyon_v3.0, whole genome shotgun sequence genome encodes:
- the LOC100827389 gene encoding LOW QUALITY PROTEIN: uncharacterized protein LOC100827389 (The sequence of the model RefSeq protein was modified relative to this genomic sequence to represent the inferred CDS: substituted 1 base at 1 genomic stop codon) has product MPPAAAPAPPAPSLDARTGGRVLRRAAAHLLHPASLPPLLLAALLLLLFRSALLAGTLRLSSFADRDPALRSLLLRLSPPAPPSPLPPQHHLPRRRSPFTSSSSSLSDDDFLVGPLDPASSETSHWRNASHHNIFFTSFSIPKPYPIPLSQQLSASASPFFLAVHNDTSSPKPASPRGGELRLLDLTRRDAAAIINLLALLSSAHVLAILGYITVHSIALGTVFASVAGRYLPERRRGFFLSGAAMGAKRLTGFAFLRWATRDAVVQMLCLWFFADVHDQAQLFRLFVVAKLMPFSASANPWLTAAISGPELDGFFIAWALLDAVVSVLFTVVPWVVAMDRDPRPPGRNAVKEGCYLVSLMATDATLIKCWETVVCGSMGRLILVTFGGKVLGGFLHSFAEVYFMVVWLMFYFTARCKESRLGGRQFGLEDVATALNXFKQRLVDSVTLVLQYMKRHLSFTA; this is encoded by the exons ATGCCGccagccgccgcgcccgcgccgccggcgccgagcctGGACGCGCGCACGGGCGGCCGCGTCCTTCGCCGAGCGGCTGCGCACCTCCTCCACCCGGCCTCCCTcccgcctctcctcctcgcggcgctcctgctcctcctcttccggtCGGCCCTCCTCGCTGGCACGCTTCGCCTTTCCTCCTTCGCCGACCGCGATCCCGCCCtccgctccctcctcctccgcctctcccCTCCCGCACCGCCCTCCCCGCTGCCTCCCCAGCACCACCTGCCCCGTCGCCGGTCCCCTttcacctcctcctcgtcctccctCTCCGACGACGACTTCCTCGTTGGCCCCCTGGACCCGGCTTCCTCGGAAACCTCCCACTGGCGCAACGCTTCCCACCACAACATCTTCTTCACCTCCTTCTCCATCCCCAAACCCTACCCCATACCCCTCTCCCAGCAGCTTTCGGCATCCGCTTCCCCCTTCTTCCTTGCCGTCCACAATGATACCTCCTCACCGAAGCCTGCCTCGCCCCGGGGTGGTGAGCTCCGGCTGCTCGACTTGACAAGGCGTGACGCCGCGGCCATCATCAacctcctcgcgctcctctCGTCCGCACATGTGCTCGCTATCCTCGGGTACATCACCGTGCATTCCATCGCTCTCGGAACAGTGTTCGCATCTGTAGCGGGGCGCTACTTGCCTGaacggcggcgagggttcttcctctccggcgcTGCAATGGGTGCCAAGCGGCTCACGGGGTTCGCATTCCTAAGGTGGGCAACTCGGGATGCGGTTGTGCAGATGCTCTGCCTGTGGTTCTTCGCCGACGTGCATGACCAGGCACAGCTGTTCAGGCTCTTTGTTGTTGCCAAACTCATGCCTTTCTCGGCATCCGCCAACCCATGGCTCACTGCTGCCATTTCAGGCCCAGAGCTCGATGGGTTCTTCATTGCGTGGGCTCTTCTTGATGCAGTTGTCTCGGTGTTATTCACGGTAGTGCCATGGGTGGTCGCCATGGATCGTGATCCTCGTCCGCCTGGTCGTAACGCTGTGAAGGAAGGCTGTTATCTTGTGTCACTGATGGCAACCGACGCTACACTGATCAAGTGCTGGGAGACAGTGGTGTGTGGCAGCATGGGGCGACTCATTCTGGTGACATTTGGTGGGAAGGTTCTTGGCGGGTTCCTCCACTCATTTGCAGAGGTGTACTTCATGGTGGTGTGGCTGATGTTTTACTTCACAGCAAGGTGTAAGGAGTCACGATTGGGTGGCCGCCAATTTGGACTCGAGGATGTGGCAACTGCTCTCAATTGATTCAAGCAACGATTGGTTGACAGTGTTACACTGGTGCTGCAATACATGAAGAG ACATTTATCATTCACGGCGTGA